Proteins encoded together in one Lathyrus oleraceus cultivar Zhongwan6 chromosome 5, CAAS_Psat_ZW6_1.0, whole genome shotgun sequence window:
- the LOC127082208 gene encoding zinc finger protein ENHYDROUS — translation MEESQKNPPPMPPLSTTSPPPKKKRNLPGMPDPDAEVIALSPNTLLATNRFVCEICNKGFQREQNLQLHRRGHNMPWKLRQRGSNENRKKVYICPEPSCVHHNPSRALGDLTGVKKHFSRKHGEKKWKCERCSKNYAVKCDWKAHMKSCGSREYKCDCGTLFSRRDSFITHRAFCDVVADESGKGGSNVVDAVVSSPATAPVTPSTISAVTPSTISAVSPTLSSIQSSDIAENTARLSPTPSSNAITSTSTSCYSSFSTLMSSLTHSNCSAAFSVTEPTTLSLFTPLYLSNSNNNHDYPISHYTTVSPQPALSATALLHKAAQVGSSSSNASLLRALGLKENTVSSINSTTKVQWKNEHDHVKQENEPEADYLGLGLPYGNEMIGSTGQPMTRDLLGLSMGLGRGDDLSALLTSFGGNFDSSTKR, via the exons ATGGAAGAATCTCAGAAAAATCCCCCACCAATGCCACCACTTTCCACCACATCGCCACCGCCAAAAAAGAAGCGAAACCTCCCTGGAATGCCAG ATCCAGATGCTGAAGTAATCGCTTTATCTCCGAACACTTTATTAGCTACGAATCGTTTCGTTTGCGAGATCTGCAACAAAGGATTCCAACGGGAACAGAATCTGCAACTTCACCGGCGAGGTCATAACATGCCGTGGAAGCTTCGGCAGCGAGGAAGCAACGAAAATCGCAAGAAAGTGTATATTTGTCCGGAACCTTCCTGTGTTCATCACAATCCGTCAAGAGCGTTAGGTGACCTCACCGGCGTGAAAAAGCACTTTAGTAGAAAGCACGGTGAGAAGAAGTGGAAATGTGAACGTTGTTCGAAAAATTACGCTGTGAAATGTGATTGGAAAGCGCATATGAAGAGTTGTGGAAGTAGAGAGTATAAATGTGATTGCGGCACTTTGTTTTCTAG GAGAGATAGTTTCATTACGCACAGAGCATTCTGTGATGTAGTGGCGGATGAGAGTGGAAAAGGAGGTAGCAATGTTGTTGATGCGGTGGTTTCTTCTCCGGCGACGGCTCCAGTGACTCCGTCTACGATATCTGCTGTGACTCCGTCTACGATATCTGCGGTGTCTCCTACTTTGTCGTCTATTCAGAGCTCAG ATATTGCAGAAAACACAGCAAGGCTGTCACCAACACCATCTTCAAATGCTATCACTTCCACTTCTACAAGCTGTTATTCTTCATTCAGTACTCTCATGTCAAGTTTGACTCACTCAAATTGCTCCGCAGCTTTCTCTGTCACTGAACCCACCACCCTCTCACTTTTCACACCACTCTATCTCTccaacagcaacaacaaccatGATTACCCTATTTCCCACTATACCACTGTATCTCCACAACCAGCATTATCGGCCACTGCATTGCTCCATAAAGCTGCTCAAGTGGGTTCATCTTCGTCTAATGCATCCTTACTTCGTGCTTTAGGCTTGAAAGAAAACACTGTCAGTAGTATTAACAGTACCACAAAAGTACAATGGAAGAATGAGCATGATCATGTAAAGCAAGAGAATGAGCCTGAGGCAGATTACCTTGGGCTTGGACTTCCCTATGGGAATGAAATGATAGGCTCAACCGGTCAGCCCATGACCCGTGATCTTCTTGGTTTAAGCATGGGATTGGGTAGAGGGGATGATCTTTCTGCGCTGCTCACATCTTTTGGAGGGAACTTTGATTCATCCACAAAGAGATGA